A window of Cohnella herbarum contains these coding sequences:
- the aroA gene encoding 3-phosphoshikimate 1-carboxyvinyltransferase: MDMIVTPTGKLEGEIQALSSKNYTTRYLLVSALAEGTSTILYPAHSEDGEAMRRCIRDLGAVVEEDDEKIVITGFGRNPRATKELNVGNAGAVLRFVMSVAALLPEVHFVNAYPESLGKRPHNDLIVALESMGVTIEHQNGRLPMTIKGGNPRGGKIQVSGNVSSQFLSSLLFLTPLLDEDSEIEVLHDLKSKVVIGQTLEVLAQAGIVIEASEDLMHYRIPGKQKYKAQTYTVQGDYPGSAAILAASSVTESDVIVHRLMEDSKQGERAVVDVLRAMNVPLTHENGIVHVKGNGRLTAGEFDGDEFTDGVLAMVAAAVFAEGTSRFYNVENLRYKECDRITDYLAELRKAGARVEEKQDEIIVHGRPEGVEGGVEIDAHFDHRVIMALTIVGLRSAQPIRIKDAHHVAKSYPIYFDHLKSLGAKVEWVD; this comes from the coding sequence ATGGATATGATCGTTACCCCAACCGGAAAGCTCGAAGGAGAAATTCAAGCGCTATCCTCGAAAAATTATACGACGCGTTATTTGCTCGTTTCCGCGTTAGCGGAAGGGACAAGCACGATTCTCTATCCGGCCCATAGCGAGGACGGCGAAGCAATGCGGCGCTGTATCCGCGATCTAGGGGCCGTGGTGGAAGAGGATGACGAGAAAATCGTGATCACCGGCTTCGGGCGGAACCCGCGCGCGACCAAAGAACTGAACGTCGGCAACGCGGGAGCGGTGTTGCGTTTCGTCATGTCGGTCGCGGCGTTGCTGCCTGAAGTACATTTCGTCAATGCTTATCCCGAGTCGCTTGGCAAACGTCCGCACAACGATCTGATCGTGGCGCTAGAGAGCATGGGCGTAACCATCGAGCATCAGAACGGGCGTCTGCCGATGACGATCAAAGGCGGCAATCCCCGGGGCGGTAAAATTCAAGTGTCGGGCAATGTCAGTTCGCAGTTTTTAAGCTCATTGCTGTTCTTGACGCCCCTATTGGATGAAGACAGCGAAATCGAAGTGCTGCACGACTTGAAATCCAAGGTCGTGATCGGACAGACGCTCGAAGTATTGGCGCAAGCGGGCATCGTGATCGAAGCTTCGGAAGATCTGATGCATTACCGGATTCCCGGCAAGCAGAAATATAAAGCTCAGACGTATACGGTGCAGGGAGACTATCCAGGCTCCGCGGCGATCTTGGCCGCCTCTTCGGTAACGGAATCGGACGTTATCGTTCATCGCCTTATGGAAGACAGCAAACAAGGCGAGCGTGCCGTCGTTGACGTATTGCGCGCGATGAACGTCCCTCTAACGCACGAGAACGGAATCGTTCACGTGAAGGGGAACGGTCGTTTGACCGCGGGCGAATTCGACGGAGACGAATTTACCGACGGCGTGCTCGCGATGGTTGCGGCGGCCGTATTCGCCGAAGGAACGTCCCGTTTCTACAACGTGGAAAACTTGCGCTATAAGGAATGCGACCGAATTACGGACTACTTGGCCGAGCTTCGCAAAGCTGGAGCCCGCGTCGAAGAGAAGCAAGACGAGATCATCGTGCACGGCCGTCCCGAAGGCGTTGAAGGCGGGGTCGAAATCGACGCTCACTTCGACCACAGAGTGATCATGGCGCTGACGATCGTAGGTTTGCGTTCCGCGCAGCCGATTCGCATTAAGGACGCGCATCATGTCGCGAAGTCGTATCCGATCTATTTCGATCATCTCAAATCGCTTGGCGCCAAGGTCGAGTGGGTAGACTAA
- a CDS encoding fluoride efflux transporter FluC, translated as MNGLGLAALVGIGGSIGALLRYGIGRLTVLKGKPGYYGTLFVNVLGAFVIGLFIGLNLEREHAATYAFAGIGVLGGLTTYSTLNVQKATLYRNGSKKTLVYYLALTYVGGIALTVLGVGLGDLLHT; from the coding sequence ATGAACGGATTAGGGTTAGCCGCCTTGGTGGGGATCGGCGGATCGATCGGAGCGTTGCTGCGATACGGAATCGGTCGTTTAACCGTTCTCAAGGGCAAACCTGGCTATTACGGAACGTTATTCGTAAATGTTCTAGGTGCTTTCGTGATCGGCCTGTTTATAGGACTGAATCTGGAGCGGGAGCATGCGGCAACGTATGCGTTCGCCGGCATTGGCGTATTGGGAGGTTTAACGACCTATTCCACCTTAAACGTCCAGAAAGCGACGCTTTATCGCAACGGATCAAAGAAAACGTTAGTTTACTATCTGGCCTTAACCTACGTCGGAGGGATCGCTTTAACGGTTCTTGGCGTCGGATTAGGGGATCTACTACATACATAG
- a CDS encoding fluoride efflux transporter FluC, whose protein sequence is MKIAIGVAVAGFLGAIARYEIGFLFPRYTDPAAFPWATLMINLVGSLLLGLLTGWLLNRSSAPVWISDVIGTGFLGSFTTFSAFSGQLWHLFQSEAYGSAIVYLLVSGAGGWLLASKGIGWGRGRGA, encoded by the coding sequence ATGAAGATCGCGATCGGCGTTGCCGTAGCTGGGTTCTTGGGGGCAATCGCCCGTTATGAGATCGGATTTCTTTTTCCGCGATACACGGATCCGGCAGCGTTCCCTTGGGCTACGCTAATGATTAATCTGGTCGGCTCCTTGCTCCTCGGCCTGTTGACGGGTTGGTTATTGAATCGATCTTCTGCGCCCGTTTGGATAAGCGACGTCATCGGTACGGGTTTTCTGGGTTCGTTCACGACGTTCAGCGCTTTTAGCGGTCAGTTGTGGCACCTATTCCAGTCCGAAGCTTACGGTTCGGCAATCGTTTATTTGCTGGTTAGCGGAGCGGGCGGTTGGTTGTTGGCATCTAAGGGGATCGGTTGGGGAAGGGGCCGCGGCGCATGA
- a CDS encoding rhodanese-like domain-containing protein, with protein sequence MSNYATITVEQLKSRLDAGEQIHLIDVREEEEVAQGMIPGALHLPLGQVPQQLASIPKDEEVIFICRSGYRSDQACQYLSSLGYTGTTNLVGGMLAWNQLP encoded by the coding sequence ATGAGCAACTATGCGACCATTACAGTCGAACAACTTAAATCCCGGTTAGATGCCGGAGAACAAATTCACCTCATCGACGTTCGCGAGGAAGAAGAAGTCGCGCAAGGCATGATTCCAGGAGCGTTACACTTGCCTTTAGGACAGGTTCCGCAGCAGTTAGCCTCGATTCCGAAAGACGAAGAAGTTATTTTCATTTGCCGTAGCGGATATCGCAGCGATCAAGCTTGCCAATACTTATCGTCGCTCGGTTATACGGGAACGACGAACCTCGTTGGCGGAATGCTTGCTTGGAACCAGCTTCCTTAA
- the gndA gene encoding NADP-dependent phosphogluconate dehydrogenase: MSNANIGVVGLAVMGRNLALNIESRGFTVAVYNRSREKTDDLLNTDGKGKNLVGTYSVEEFVASLEKPRKILIMVQAGAGTDATIESLIPHLDQGDIIIDGGNAYFPDTQRRSNDLKAKGFHFIGTGVSGGEEGALKGPSIMPGGPEEAYRLVEPILTGISAKVNGDPCCTYIGPDGAGHYVKMVHNGIEYGDMQLICEAYQLLKDVLGVSTDELHNIFGEWNKGELDSYLIEITTDIFAQKDPETGKPMVDVILDAAGQKGTGKWTSQSALDLGVPLSIITESVFSRFLSAMKEERVAASKVLKGPKTKAFQGDKAAFIESVRKALFASKICSYAQGFAQMRAASDEYGWDLRYGDIAMIFRGGCIIRARFLQNIKDAYDREPQLRNLLLDEYFKNIVESYQDAWREVVSTAIAYGVPVPSFASAIAYYDSYRSERLPANLLQAQRDYFGAHTFKRLDKEGSFHHNWMNS, encoded by the coding sequence ATGTCGAATGCAAACATTGGCGTCGTCGGCTTAGCCGTAATGGGACGTAACCTTGCTCTCAACATCGAGAGCCGTGGATTTACCGTCGCGGTATATAACCGCTCGAGAGAGAAAACGGACGATTTGCTGAATACGGACGGCAAAGGCAAAAACCTTGTCGGAACGTATTCCGTGGAAGAATTCGTGGCTTCTCTTGAGAAACCTCGTAAAATTCTGATCATGGTTCAAGCCGGAGCGGGAACGGATGCAACGATCGAATCCCTCATTCCGCATTTGGATCAAGGCGATATTATTATCGATGGCGGCAACGCGTATTTCCCCGACACGCAACGCCGCAGCAATGACCTTAAAGCGAAAGGTTTCCACTTCATCGGAACGGGCGTTTCCGGCGGAGAAGAAGGCGCGCTTAAAGGGCCTTCCATCATGCCGGGCGGACCGGAGGAAGCTTACCGTTTAGTAGAGCCGATCCTTACGGGCATTTCCGCTAAAGTGAACGGCGACCCATGTTGTACATATATCGGACCGGACGGTGCCGGACACTATGTCAAAATGGTGCATAACGGGATCGAATACGGCGACATGCAATTGATCTGCGAAGCTTATCAATTGTTGAAAGACGTACTGGGCGTTTCCACGGACGAACTGCACAACATCTTCGGCGAATGGAACAAAGGCGAGCTCGATAGCTACTTGATCGAGATCACGACGGATATTTTCGCTCAGAAGGATCCGGAAACCGGCAAACCGATGGTAGACGTTATCCTCGATGCCGCAGGCCAAAAAGGAACAGGAAAATGGACAAGCCAAAGCGCCCTCGATCTAGGCGTGCCGCTATCCATCATCACGGAATCCGTTTTCTCCCGTTTCCTCTCCGCAATGAAGGAAGAGCGCGTTGCCGCAAGCAAAGTGCTTAAAGGGCCGAAAACGAAAGCTTTCCAAGGCGATAAAGCCGCATTCATCGAGAGCGTGCGCAAGGCGCTGTTCGCCAGCAAAATTTGCTCGTACGCGCAGGGCTTCGCGCAAATGCGCGCAGCTTCCGACGAATACGGATGGGATTTGCGTTACGGCGACATCGCGATGATTTTCCGCGGCGGTTGCATCATCCGCGCGCGGTTCTTGCAAAACATCAAAGACGCGTACGATCGCGAGCCGCAGCTTCGCAATCTGTTGCTGGACGAGTACTTCAAGAACATCGTGGAGTCCTATCAGGATGCATGGCGCGAAGTCGTGTCCACGGCCATCGCGTACGGCGTTCCGGTTCCTTCGTTCGCTAGCGCCATCGCGTACTATGACAGCTACCGTTCGGAGCGTCTGCCGGCTAACTTGCTGCAAGCGCAACGCGATTATTTCGGAGCCCATACGTTCAAGCGTTTGGACAAAGAAGGTTCCTTCCACCACAACTGGATGAACTCTTAG
- a CDS encoding YceI family protein, which yields MMAATTWNLDKSHSGITFSVRHMMITNVRGSFNDFEAAVSADQDNLSALEATITIDAASINTKDEGRDGHLKSPDFFNVEQFPHIVFKKTALESAGGDDYKLTGDVSIAGVTKSITLNTEISGPAKDPWGNTKFGVVADGVINRSEFGLSWNAALETGGLLVGDAIKIHIELEFAQGN from the coding sequence ATGATGGCAGCAACCACTTGGAATCTGGATAAGTCTCACAGCGGCATTACTTTCAGCGTACGTCATATGATGATCACGAACGTTCGGGGAAGCTTTAATGACTTCGAAGCGGCAGTTTCGGCCGACCAAGACAATCTTTCCGCCTTGGAAGCTACGATCACGATCGACGCCGCCAGCATCAACACCAAAGACGAAGGACGCGACGGACACTTGAAATCCCCGGATTTCTTCAATGTCGAGCAGTTCCCGCACATTGTTTTCAAGAAAACCGCTCTCGAATCCGCAGGCGGAGACGATTACAAGCTTACCGGCGATGTCTCGATTGCCGGCGTCACCAAATCCATCACTCTCAACACAGAGATTTCCGGGCCTGCTAAAGATCCTTGGGGCAACACGAAATTCGGCGTCGTCGCCGACGGAGTCATCAACCGTTCCGAATTCGGATTGTCTTGGAACGCCGCTCTCGAAACGGGCGGATTGCTCGTTGGAGATGCGATCAAGATCCACATTGAATTGGAATTCGCGCAAGGCAACTAA
- a CDS encoding ABC transporter permease → MSSLIIANLNIRRTLGTRKGFLVLALLPILIISLIVGLFGNSSDDKVKVAVLNEDQAWLSDYVLVSIRSVDTYEVVLQDGKQGILEQLKQGVYDGKWGALVYIPSGFTDKLLRGEQTAVNLFRKNEQLWNSSLGITLTDATERLARNVQLAADSDPAPGQLDNVVRQLLEQQDKVKLAVTSEQLVPPNNNAYVLVIGLMLMFVMILVNQSIHGILEDRGNRTMARIFSAPVRAWEIALGNFLGCLLLGTLQLVLILAVTRYVLGFDFGVSFGKLLVIMEFFLLAAVGISSAAAAIVKNAAHLSSINNLVVIPTCMLGGCFWPVTMMPDFMQKLSHFMPQRWAIVALEQASSGASLQEIGLQLGILILFAAVLLAFGSYVLRPAES, encoded by the coding sequence ATGAGCAGCCTGATCATAGCTAATCTCAACATTCGCAGAACGCTGGGTACCCGGAAAGGTTTTCTTGTGCTGGCATTGCTACCGATCCTTATTATTTCGCTCATCGTGGGCTTATTCGGCAATTCGTCGGATGATAAAGTTAAAGTCGCGGTGTTAAATGAAGACCAGGCTTGGTTAAGCGACTACGTGTTGGTTTCTATTCGATCGGTTGACACCTATGAGGTTGTTTTACAGGATGGGAAGCAAGGAATCCTGGAGCAATTGAAGCAAGGGGTATATGACGGAAAATGGGGCGCATTGGTCTATATCCCGTCAGGTTTCACCGATAAGTTGCTGCGGGGCGAGCAAACGGCCGTTAATCTGTTTCGCAAGAATGAACAGCTATGGAATTCGTCGCTTGGCATCACGTTAACGGATGCGACGGAACGGCTTGCCCGGAACGTCCAGCTTGCAGCCGATTCCGACCCGGCTCCCGGGCAATTGGACAATGTCGTTCGGCAACTGTTGGAACAACAGGACAAGGTCAAACTTGCCGTCACGAGCGAACAGCTCGTTCCGCCTAACAATAACGCGTATGTTCTCGTTATCGGGTTGATGCTTATGTTCGTCATGATCTTGGTGAACCAATCCATTCATGGCATCCTGGAAGATCGCGGTAACCGGACGATGGCCCGTATATTTTCAGCTCCCGTGAGGGCATGGGAAATCGCGTTAGGCAACTTCTTAGGTTGCTTGCTGCTAGGAACGTTGCAACTCGTTCTTATTCTCGCCGTAACGCGTTACGTTCTCGGATTCGACTTCGGGGTTTCATTCGGCAAGCTGCTCGTCATCATGGAATTTTTCTTGCTCGCGGCGGTAGGCATATCGTCGGCCGCGGCCGCAATCGTCAAGAATGCCGCCCATCTAAGCAGCATTAACAATCTGGTAGTCATCCCGACGTGTATGCTCGGCGGATGTTTCTGGCCGGTTACGATGATGCCCGACTTCATGCAGAAACTCTCTCATTTCATGCCGCAGAGATGGGCGATCGTTGCGCTAGAGCAAGCTTCATCCGGTGCTTCCTTGCAAGAAATCGGATTGCAGCTTGGAATACTGATCTTGTTCGCCGCCGTGTTATTGGCCTTCGGCTCCTACGTTCTGAGGCCTGCCGAGAGTTGA
- a CDS encoding ABC transporter permease, which translates to MLLMAWNEVIQLFRIRTVVLMLLGLPLLLIFLLGNALESDYKPVKLSIYAVGSDPLGDAAVKYLTSSSIEAYVSPRIRESEEEVREDLRTGRADYGIAVDQSGLHYYPGKFTERNMIVESNLKRFVADVNLRQSAAIVLPELSQEQISRSGESASSRELVQIGNLVARDSADFNNFSALQYYSVAYLIMFLLYSGMTGAISLSEERDKGTLLRLYAMPVSLNAMLFGKLMGVIFFAFIQAAIIVLFTKGIYGVDWGGNYGGIALICVLVSMATVCFAVILASFIRSRRAIDSIFSLLILVMTFLSGGMISDLGPTIRQLGKFTLNHWANEALRTMMAGGTWQDSWHFVAILSVITALLLGLSIVRFRKAVALA; encoded by the coding sequence GTGTTATTAATGGCTTGGAACGAAGTCATACAATTATTTAGAATCCGTACCGTTGTCCTCATGTTATTGGGGCTTCCGCTACTGCTAATATTTCTGTTAGGTAATGCACTGGAGAGCGATTACAAACCCGTCAAGTTGTCGATTTACGCAGTAGGGTCGGATCCTCTAGGCGACGCGGCGGTGAAATATCTTACTTCGTCGTCCATCGAAGCTTATGTAAGCCCTCGAATTCGCGAGAGCGAGGAAGAAGTTCGGGAGGACTTGCGCACTGGTAGGGCCGATTACGGGATAGCGGTAGATCAAAGCGGTCTTCACTATTATCCGGGGAAGTTCACCGAACGGAATATGATCGTTGAATCTAATCTTAAACGATTCGTAGCCGATGTTAACTTGCGGCAATCTGCTGCCATCGTGCTTCCCGAGCTTTCCCAAGAACAAATCAGCAGAAGCGGGGAGTCAGCATCGTCTCGCGAGCTCGTACAAATCGGCAATCTGGTTGCACGCGATAGTGCGGATTTTAATAACTTTTCGGCTTTGCAGTACTATTCCGTCGCCTATTTGATCATGTTCCTGCTCTACTCCGGCATGACTGGCGCGATTAGCCTTTCGGAGGAACGGGATAAAGGAACTCTGCTCCGCTTGTACGCGATGCCGGTTTCGCTTAACGCAATGCTGTTCGGTAAGCTAATGGGCGTAATTTTCTTTGCTTTCATTCAAGCAGCCATTATCGTACTGTTCACCAAAGGAATATATGGCGTCGACTGGGGCGGGAATTACGGCGGGATCGCTCTCATCTGCGTGCTCGTGTCGATGGCTACCGTATGTTTTGCGGTTATTCTAGCGTCTTTCATCCGAAGTCGCAGAGCCATAGATTCTATTTTCAGCTTGCTCATCCTGGTTATGACCTTCCTAAGCGGCGGAATGATCTCAGATTTAGGACCAACAATTAGGCAACTCGGCAAATTCACGCTGAACCATTGGGCTAACGAAGCGCTTCGCACGATGATGGCCGGTGGGACTTGGCAGGATAGCTGGCATTTTGTCGCCATTCTGAGCGTAATTACGGCGCTTCTCCTTGGCTTGTCAATCGTTAGATTCAGGAAGGCGGTGGCGCTTGCATGA
- a CDS encoding ABC transporter ATP-binding protein, giving the protein MALVQFNGVVKKYDTKLSVNHLNLDIAQGEIFGLLGPNGAGKSTTIHLLAGLLSMDSGEITLDGYSTAIDPLEVKRRIGLVPQELAIYGMLTARENVTFFGKLFGLKGSLLKERVEEALAFTGLLNYAKDKPDTFSGGMKRRLNIACAIMHRPKLIIMDEPTVGIDPQSRNHILESVKKLNAMGSTIIYTSHYMEEVEAISTRVGIMDQGKLVAHGTKEELIEQAGLKERLMLETNKWTEEAIAEIRKHPRVTAFQRREGTQIELVLQESQTYLQDILFILGKHDLKLQKLTRVEPDLESLFLTLTGRTLRDGV; this is encoded by the coding sequence ATGGCGTTGGTACAATTCAATGGGGTCGTCAAGAAGTACGACACGAAACTAAGCGTAAATCATTTGAATTTAGATATCGCCCAAGGAGAGATTTTCGGGTTGTTGGGACCTAATGGCGCAGGTAAAAGCACGACAATTCATTTGCTAGCGGGACTTCTAAGCATGGATTCGGGAGAAATTACGCTAGACGGGTATTCAACGGCGATAGATCCGCTTGAAGTGAAGCGTCGGATCGGGTTGGTGCCTCAGGAATTGGCGATCTACGGCATGCTTACCGCAAGGGAAAACGTTACGTTTTTCGGCAAGCTGTTCGGATTAAAAGGCAGTCTGTTGAAGGAGCGGGTAGAGGAGGCGCTTGCGTTCACCGGATTGCTGAATTACGCCAAAGACAAACCGGATACGTTCTCCGGCGGGATGAAAAGAAGGCTTAATATCGCATGCGCCATTATGCATCGGCCCAAGCTAATTATTATGGACGAACCTACCGTCGGCATCGACCCGCAATCTCGGAATCATATTCTGGAATCCGTCAAAAAATTGAACGCCATGGGATCTACCATTATTTATACAAGTCATTACATGGAGGAAGTCGAAGCGATCAGCACTAGGGTCGGCATCATGGACCAAGGAAAGTTAGTGGCGCATGGCACTAAGGAAGAGCTTATCGAACAAGCCGGACTCAAAGAGAGGCTCATGCTCGAAACGAACAAATGGACCGAAGAAGCGATTGCGGAAATCCGCAAACATCCGCGTGTCACCGCTTTCCAACGTAGGGAGGGGACGCAGATTGAGCTTGTACTGCAAGAGTCGCAAACCTACCTACAGGACATTTTGTTCATCTTGGGCAAACATGATTTGAAGCTGCAAAAGCTAACCCGGGTAGAACCGGATCTGGAAAGCTTATTCTTGACGTTGACGGGACGTACGTTGCGGGATGGCGTTTAA
- a CDS encoding sensor histidine kinase, protein MRLLLVWLVHLLIVLPAIATIYITAPPSEALYVGSILLALLSVRVIEIIPKFAIVLLPLQLIGFGSLAHTYGGVLYFLIYSGMISAYLYFRKPLEIVTIVILSGVILNSVAITDSAQTTWVMNLIWLAFLFLLSANFTIIRKQADLEKEIEVLFERQEHIEQERTRALEYARKVENYAQVQERGRIATELHDDLGHRLIRVKMMTEAALQLMEHHPQQAVRMVEQVRGQLEESMNNMRYTVRKLQPVESHADRKYALHRLIEDAARDMQIDVSFELTGIPFPLYPSIEFVLYRNAQEAITNAVRHGGASTVKIGLDFSENEVIMSITNNGKLPESVSYGMGLTGMQDRLAVIGGQLRVSLERGFVISTIVPIQETGHRAGGE, encoded by the coding sequence ATGCGGCTACTGCTTGTCTGGCTAGTGCACTTACTCATCGTGCTGCCTGCGATCGCTACCATATACATTACCGCTCCCCCTTCCGAAGCTCTTTATGTTGGATCCATTTTACTGGCATTGCTTTCCGTCCGGGTTATAGAGATCATCCCGAAGTTCGCCATTGTATTACTACCGCTACAACTGATCGGATTCGGGTCGCTCGCGCATACGTATGGAGGCGTGCTCTATTTCCTTATCTACTCCGGTATGATATCCGCTTACCTCTATTTCCGTAAACCCTTAGAGATCGTAACCATTGTTATTTTGTCAGGGGTTATTCTAAATTCAGTTGCGATTACGGACAGCGCTCAGACGACGTGGGTAATGAATTTAATCTGGCTTGCTTTCCTCTTCCTGCTAAGCGCAAATTTTACGATAATTCGTAAACAAGCTGATCTGGAAAAAGAAATAGAAGTGTTGTTCGAAAGGCAAGAACATATCGAGCAAGAAAGAACAAGAGCGCTTGAATACGCCCGAAAGGTCGAAAATTATGCGCAGGTCCAAGAACGTGGGCGAATCGCGACCGAGCTTCACGACGACCTGGGGCACCGGCTTATTCGGGTGAAAATGATGACGGAAGCTGCGCTTCAGCTCATGGAGCACCATCCTCAGCAAGCCGTTCGCATGGTTGAGCAAGTTCGCGGGCAGTTAGAGGAAAGCATGAACAATATGCGTTATACCGTTCGCAAGCTTCAACCTGTCGAATCTCACGCCGACAGGAAATACGCGCTGCACCGTCTCATCGAAGACGCCGCGCGGGATATGCAGATAGACGTATCGTTCGAGCTCACCGGGATCCCCTTCCCGCTATATCCTAGCATCGAGTTCGTACTGTACCGAAATGCGCAGGAAGCGATAACGAACGCCGTTAGGCATGGCGGCGCTTCAACGGTGAAGATAGGACTTGATTTCTCCGAAAATGAAGTCATAATGAGCATCACCAACAACGGCAAGCTCCCCGAGTCCGTTTCTTATGGGATGGGGTTAACAGGAATGCAAGATAGACTTGCGGTCATTGGAGGACAGCTCCGGGTGTCGTTGGAACGCGGGTTCGTCATCTCGACGATCGTTCCAATCCAGGAGACCGGTCACCGAGCAGGAGGAGAATGA
- a CDS encoding response regulator transcription factor, giving the protein MIQVLIVDDDPFIRESLQLILDLDPELQVIGTCGNGEEGYQFAKSHPETQIVLMDIRMPVCDGVEGTLKLKSLDNPPSVLILTTFDDDEYIVQAIRNGANGYLLKNVPPARIISGIKSVHEGNHLIHPDIARKLAGMLNSRDEMLSLAAGAAADRSGKGKDLSGTGLTAAEQDIVRHIADGKSNKEIAGALFLSEGTVKNYISEILGKLALRDRTQIAIFYLKN; this is encoded by the coding sequence ATGATACAAGTTCTTATCGTAGACGATGACCCTTTTATCCGTGAAAGCTTGCAACTGATTCTAGACTTGGATCCCGAATTACAAGTTATCGGAACATGCGGGAACGGCGAGGAAGGCTATCAATTCGCCAAGTCCCATCCGGAAACGCAAATTGTCCTGATGGATATCCGGATGCCCGTGTGCGACGGAGTCGAAGGAACCCTTAAGCTTAAATCTCTGGATAATCCGCCTTCGGTGCTGATTCTGACCACCTTCGACGATGATGAATATATCGTTCAAGCTATACGCAATGGAGCTAACGGCTATTTGCTTAAGAACGTTCCGCCCGCGCGAATTATATCCGGAATCAAATCGGTGCACGAAGGTAATCATCTTATCCATCCGGACATTGCTCGCAAGCTCGCGGGCATGTTAAACTCTCGTGACGAGATGCTGTCGCTAGCAGCGGGAGCGGCGGCTGATCGTTCCGGTAAGGGGAAAGATCTCTCGGGTACAGGATTGACCGCGGCCGAACAAGATATCGTCCGGCACATCGCGGATGGCAAATCCAACAAAGAAATCGCCGGAGCCCTGTTCCTGAGCGAAGGTACGGTAAAAAACTACATATCGGAAATTCTAGGTAAGTTAGCGCTTAGGGACCGTACGCAAATTGCCATTTTCTATTTGAAAAATTAA
- a CDS encoding YktB family protein — MSTPTTAIAFSGFDNRDFEVFEIEGLESRMEALIDRVRPKFHHLGELVTPMLGAMCEEEMFTHVAKHARRTVNAPNDSWVAFANNKRGYKAHPHFQIGLWSTHVFVQFAIIYECPNKNVFAERALRELNSIRNAVPAHFVWSKDHMIPTGLKHSELSDAELSDLFERLRTVKASELTCGIHIMRDDKVLQDGEAFLKLVDETYRTLLPLYRMAFA; from the coding sequence ATGAGCACACCTACTACAGCTATCGCATTTAGCGGATTCGACAATCGTGATTTCGAGGTATTCGAAATTGAAGGACTAGAGTCTCGAATGGAGGCTTTGATAGACAGGGTCCGTCCGAAGTTTCACCACCTCGGAGAACTGGTTACTCCTATGCTAGGAGCAATGTGCGAGGAAGAAATGTTCACGCATGTCGCCAAGCATGCTCGCAGAACCGTAAACGCGCCCAACGATTCTTGGGTTGCTTTCGCGAACAACAAACGGGGATACAAGGCGCACCCCCACTTTCAAATCGGGCTTTGGTCCACGCACGTGTTCGTTCAATTCGCCATTATCTATGAGTGCCCAAATAAGAACGTCTTTGCGGAACGTGCTCTGCGCGAACTGAATTCGATTCGCAACGCGGTTCCCGCTCATTTCGTTTGGTCCAAGGATCATATGATTCCGACAGGACTCAAACATAGCGAATTGTCGGACGCCGAGTTGTCGGATTTATTCGAACGCCTTAGAACAGTTAAAGCTTCCGAGCTCACTTGCGGAATTCACATTATGCGCGACGACAAAGTGCTCCAGGATGGCGAAGCATTCTTGAAGCTTGTAGACGAGACATACCGTACGTTGCTGCCGTTGTACCGGATGGCGTTTGCCTGA